One Ictalurus punctatus breed USDA103 chromosome 21, Coco_2.0, whole genome shotgun sequence genomic window carries:
- the cfap92 gene encoding uncharacterized protein cfap92 isoform X2, protein MEPDASNRSTSLDLMRSNSDDYCQSSDEGETHDGNNAGDNSVRIEPARTRPHISHTHSWCDADSSYTVTCTVNMVLAVPRGSGDDPVMAAEKERQLKKVQPNCIIEAPKAQAYYHIEYNLLPEDSKPFKVDLVMFGSVAKVYMDNETKVLKTWQEGDHLWLGWSQPVKLSVTRELLMKMASHKVTFRLWDTKERVSPKVKFDRPKAFRYPQGRRVEDPDQRSVLTTPTNVYKRVSSASLDREPESAGGIKGMVYKLRALYEKQNPKITTSKKRQKDVISTDYKRPPKLMCDTDDPKMPTMKTGGVGEKENPETTDPKGIKSEAAADRGKDMALSNSAQKRSLDHCSKRSKDTTTSSSTKSGTLNNSNLVASKKKHAHKTVQERTAEEDTRKNGVASAELKAIYLLAGETSLIDCLMIRSGRVFKGLCSITLDQPLISGELKAELNPLIITILSASSLPSTPVPFYELEQKCMPVYCQYKFHNMPAHRTIGLSHGSNLYFKDVNVIFTGLLNTEELLEFLRGPPLEIEIHDRDRKAEEPSYNPAIFGTEATDNKLASTALVSTKQTIYSLSREMKKLCDPYGIAKLNFSDLLRGHRCLKLSLPIRGSHPVDRLGTDNNEWGGNEPEAAGALDATDNAVPNGHYLKANSKLKVQIEIAHPLSPDPDKTEGHCPFGRIIYIFKYNNIAFLEKLRSEILRINALAFQVHCYNKETAERILRDHVMDAIERENKNLNALTGFHFLDTSIQLFVLEGLKDEGIKRLWETVPTRLVEDVEEHVTVLYNSGLSFSKRLYDTLDVGLSPIHLYKPLETIMRQPLMYIRDTVPYNCLQAMLRINHLFQVSTFEEVVQNNLFLSAEMLHSLKNEFGIIPSRGVERLLPDSSEANVIVHPRGSQRRTYTPIDNFNKKYLEWKQNQSQANQGLYTKNFILANIEDIHRATSVSQTLKQTVFVAKLDDGQSAHNYSIQTVNCTRLAEELLRKEMAKEPTRRFTYSQHYHSFTVAPVDVDAERKASEARSRAAWRTCDGFISPNFKDSMESNQHPKHLDEARVEELKKPWKENILHENILVLNRTTWPWSRRHEDFELYRKPPAVFSPIPPITIHLAGETLHQEQLQAAHAQYFRWLRKILPDKATASSGRVPDFKCHMQRAGLDKLHDILKDEPMKLSLRAWRGSLPIPYTDTQTEEKSEHIRSSDKQTNASGHSKSQFGRYWRPHSFQHKRPALPLTDEENSLHVFQKPQNTTKMYTDWAKTRHKRNVIETTTHDSVAVHMK, encoded by the exons ATGGAACCTGATGCCTCCAACAGGTCCACCTCACTGGACCTGATGAGAAGCAATAGTGATGATTACTGTCAGTCTTCTGACGAAGGAGAAACACACGACGGGAATAACGCTGGTGACAATTCTGTCCGCATTGAGCCAGCAAGGACCCGCCCACATATTAGCCACACCCACTCATGGTGCGACGCTGACTCCAGTTACACGGTCACATGCACAGTTAACATGGTGTTGGCTGTGCCGAGAG GTTCTGGAGATGATCCAGTTATGGccgcagagaaagagaggcaaCTCAAGAAAGTCCAGCCTAATTGTATTATAGAGGCACCCAAAGCGCAGGCCTATTACCACATAGAGTACAATCTCCTACCTGAGGATAGTAAGCCATTCAAAGTAGACCTGGTTATGTTTGGTTCGGTAGCAAAGGTGTACATGGATAATGAGACAAAG GTGCTGAAGACATGGCAGGAGGGTGATCACCTTTGGCTGGGCTGGTCTCAGCCTGTGAAGCTCAGTGTGACAAGAGAGCTGCTTATGAAGATGGCATCACATAAAGTAACCTTCAGGCTCTGGGACACCAAGGAAAGAGTGTCTCCTAAAGTAAAATTTGACAGACCCAAAGCCTTCAGATATCCACAGGGAAGGAGAGTGGAGGATCCAGACCAGAGAAGTGTGCTCACAACTCCGACAAATGTTTACAAAAGAGTTTCAA GTGCTAGCCTGGACCGTGAACCGGAAAGTGCAG GTGGCATAAAGGGTATGGTGTATAAGTTGCGAGCTCTTTATGAGAAGCAGAACCCAAAGATTACAACTTCCAAAAAGCGCCAAAAAGATGTCATATCAACGGACTACAAACGACCTCCAAAGCTCATGTGTGACACAG ATGATCCCAAAATGCCCACTATGAAGACGGGTGGAGTCGGTGAGAAAGAGAATCCTGAAACTACCGATCCAAAAGGCATCAAGTCTGAAGCCGCTGCGGATCGAGGAAAGGACATGGCATTGTCGAATTCAGCACAGAAAAGATCATTAGATCACTGTTCCAAGCGATCCAAGGACACCACAACAAGCT CTTCCACAAAGAGTGGCACACTGAACAACAGCAACTTGGTGGCGTCTAAGAAGAAACATGCTCATAAAACTGTTCAGGAGAGAACAGCAGAGGAGGACACGCGCAAAAACGGAGTCGCCTCGGCTGAGCTCAAGGCCATATATTTACTTGCAG GAGAGACGTCGCTGATAGACTGTTTGATGATCCGCAGTGGAAGAGTGTTTAAGGGCTTGTGCAGCATCACTCTGGATCAGCCGCTTATATCTGGAGAACTCAAGGCTGAGCTTAACCCACTGATCATCACAATCTTGTCTGCGTCTTCTCTGCCATCTACTCCTGTTCCCTTCTATGAGCTTGAG CAAAAGTGCATGCCTGTTTACTGCCAGTACAAGTTCCACAACATGCCTGCCCACAGGACCATAGGGCTGAGTCATGGATCTAACCTATATTTCAAAGATGTGAATGTAATCTTCACTGGCCTCCTCAACACCGAAGAGCTGCTTGAGTTCCTTAGGGGTCCACCGTTAGAGATTGAAATTCATGACCGTGACAGGAAAGCCGAAGAACCTTCATATAATCCAGCGATTTTTGGCACAGAGGCCACTGATAACAAATTAGCCAGCACAGCTCTAGTCTCTACCAAGCAAACAATCTACAGCCTATCTAGGGAAATGAAGAAACTCTGTGACCCATATGGTATTGCCAAGCTAAACTTTTCTGATCTCCTCAGAGGACACAGGTGTCTGAAACTCAGCTTACCTATAAGAGGTTCCCATCCAGTGGATAGGCTGGGTACCGACAACAATGAATGGGGGGGAAATGAGCCTGAGGCAGCAGGTGCTCTGGATGCCACGGACAATGCTGTGCCAAATGGTCATTATCTCAAAGCAAACTCCAAGCTCAAGGTGCAGATTGAAATAGCACATCCACTCAGTCCTGACCCTGACAAAACTGAAGGGCATTGCCCATTTGGCCgtatcatttacattttcaaatacaACAATATTGCTTTCCTGGAAAAACTGAGGTCTGAAATTTTAAGGATCAACGCACTGGCATTTCAAGTACACTGCTATAATAAGGAAACGGCCGAAAGAATCTTACGGGATCATGTAATGGATGCCatagaaagagaaaacaaaaatttgAATGCTTTAACCGGGTTTCATTTCCTGGATACGTCGATACAACTTTTTGTCCTGGAAGGACTGAAAGATGAAGGCATCAAAAGGCTCTGGGAAACTGTACCTACAAG GTTGGTTGAGGATGTAGAGGAGCACGTCACGGTTCTTTATAACTCCGGTCTGAGCTTCTCAAAAAGGCTCTATGACACACTGGATGTTGGGTTGAGTCCAATTCATCTCTACAAACCACTAGAGACCATCATGAGACAACCCCTGATGTACATCAGAGACACAGTCCCTTACAACTGCCTACAAGCCATGTTACG AATAAATCACCTCTTCCAAGTGAGTACATTTGAAGAAGTGGTCCAAAACAACCTGTTCCTTTCAGCTGAAATGCTGCACAGCTTGAAGAATGAGTTTGGAATTATTCCTAGCAGAGGAGTGGAGAGATTATTGCCAGACAGCAGCGAGGCCAATGTTATTGTGCATCCTCGTGGGTCACAGAGGAGGACGTACACACCCATCGacaacttcaataaaaaatatctgGAATGGAAACAGAATCAGAGTCAAGCAAATCAAGGGCTTTACACAAAAAACTTCATACTG GCCAACATAGAGGACATCCACAGAGCAACAAGTGTTTCACAGACGCTAAAGCAAACCGTGTTTGTAGCTAAACTGGACGATGGTCAGTCTGCCCACAACTACAGTATTCAGACAGTGAACTGCACCAGGCTCGCTGAAGAGCTCCTGCGTAAGGAGATGGCAAAG GAGCCAACTCGGAGGTTCACCTACAGCCAGCACTACCACTCCTTCACAGTGGCCCCTGTGGATGTAGACGCTGAGCGTAAGGCCTCAGAGGCCAGGTCTCGAGCTGCATGGCGTACCTGCGATGGTTTCATCTCTCCTAATTTCAAGGACAGCATGGAGTCCAACCAACACCCCAAACACCTAGACGAGGCTCGGGTGGAGGAGCTTAAAAAG CCCTGGAAAGAGAACATTCTTCATGAGAACATACTTGTCCTGAACAGGACCACATGGCCGTGGAGCAGACGGCACGAGGACTTCGAGCTCTACAGGAAACCACCCGCTGTTTTTAGTCCGATACCCCCGATTACTATTCACCTCGCAG GAGAAACTCTGCATCAGGAACAGCTTCAAGCAGCACACGCTCAGTACTTCAGATGGCTGAGAAAAATCTTGCCCGATAAGGCGACCGCAAGTAGCGGTCGAGTCCCAGACTTCAAGTGCCATATGCAAAGAGCAGGCCTGGATAAACTACACGATATACTGAAGGACGAGCCTATGAAGCTATCTCTGAGAGCATGGAGGGGATCACTG CCCATACcgtacactgacacacagacgGAAGAAAAATCGGAACACATCCGTTCGTCGGACAAACAGACAAACGCTAGCGGACACAGCAAGTCGCAGTTTGG ACGTTACTGGAGGCCGCACTCCTTTCAGCACAAGCGACCTGCCCTGCCACTTACAGATGAAGAGAACAGTTTGCACGTCTTTCAAAAACCTCAGAACACCACCAAGATGTATACAGATTGGGCTAAGACCCGGCACAAGCGAAACGTCATAGAAACGACGACCCACGACAGTGTGGCTGTGCACATGAAGTAA
- the cfap92 gene encoding uncharacterized protein cfap92 isoform X1, protein MEPDASNRSTSLDLMRSNSDDYCQSSDEGETHDGNNAGDNSVRIEPARTRPHISHTHSWCDADSSYTVTCTVNMVLAVPRGSGDDPVMAAEKERQLKKVQPNCIIEAPKAQAYYHIEYNLLPEDSKPFKVDLVMFGSVAKVYMDNETKVLKTWQEGDHLWLGWSQPVKLSVTRELLMKMASHKVTFRLWDTKERVSPKVKFDRPKAFRYPQGRRVEDPDQRSVLTTPTNVYKRVSSASLDREPESAGGIKGMVYKLRALYEKQNPKITTSKKRQKDVISTDYKRPPKLMCDTDDPKMPTMKTGGVGEKENPETTDPKGIKSEAAADRGKDMALSNSAQKRSLDHCSKRSKDTTTSCMCIDLKTTSTKSGTLNNSNLVASKKKHAHKTVQERTAEEDTRKNGVASAELKAIYLLAGETSLIDCLMIRSGRVFKGLCSITLDQPLISGELKAELNPLIITILSASSLPSTPVPFYELEQKCMPVYCQYKFHNMPAHRTIGLSHGSNLYFKDVNVIFTGLLNTEELLEFLRGPPLEIEIHDRDRKAEEPSYNPAIFGTEATDNKLASTALVSTKQTIYSLSREMKKLCDPYGIAKLNFSDLLRGHRCLKLSLPIRGSHPVDRLGTDNNEWGGNEPEAAGALDATDNAVPNGHYLKANSKLKVQIEIAHPLSPDPDKTEGHCPFGRIIYIFKYNNIAFLEKLRSEILRINALAFQVHCYNKETAERILRDHVMDAIERENKNLNALTGFHFLDTSIQLFVLEGLKDEGIKRLWETVPTRLVEDVEEHVTVLYNSGLSFSKRLYDTLDVGLSPIHLYKPLETIMRQPLMYIRDTVPYNCLQAMLRINHLFQVSTFEEVVQNNLFLSAEMLHSLKNEFGIIPSRGVERLLPDSSEANVIVHPRGSQRRTYTPIDNFNKKYLEWKQNQSQANQGLYTKNFILANIEDIHRATSVSQTLKQTVFVAKLDDGQSAHNYSIQTVNCTRLAEELLRKEMAKEPTRRFTYSQHYHSFTVAPVDVDAERKASEARSRAAWRTCDGFISPNFKDSMESNQHPKHLDEARVEELKKPWKENILHENILVLNRTTWPWSRRHEDFELYRKPPAVFSPIPPITIHLAGETLHQEQLQAAHAQYFRWLRKILPDKATASSGRVPDFKCHMQRAGLDKLHDILKDEPMKLSLRAWRGSLPIPYTDTQTEEKSEHIRSSDKQTNASGHSKSQFGRYWRPHSFQHKRPALPLTDEENSLHVFQKPQNTTKMYTDWAKTRHKRNVIETTTHDSVAVHMK, encoded by the exons ATGGAACCTGATGCCTCCAACAGGTCCACCTCACTGGACCTGATGAGAAGCAATAGTGATGATTACTGTCAGTCTTCTGACGAAGGAGAAACACACGACGGGAATAACGCTGGTGACAATTCTGTCCGCATTGAGCCAGCAAGGACCCGCCCACATATTAGCCACACCCACTCATGGTGCGACGCTGACTCCAGTTACACGGTCACATGCACAGTTAACATGGTGTTGGCTGTGCCGAGAG GTTCTGGAGATGATCCAGTTATGGccgcagagaaagagaggcaaCTCAAGAAAGTCCAGCCTAATTGTATTATAGAGGCACCCAAAGCGCAGGCCTATTACCACATAGAGTACAATCTCCTACCTGAGGATAGTAAGCCATTCAAAGTAGACCTGGTTATGTTTGGTTCGGTAGCAAAGGTGTACATGGATAATGAGACAAAG GTGCTGAAGACATGGCAGGAGGGTGATCACCTTTGGCTGGGCTGGTCTCAGCCTGTGAAGCTCAGTGTGACAAGAGAGCTGCTTATGAAGATGGCATCACATAAAGTAACCTTCAGGCTCTGGGACACCAAGGAAAGAGTGTCTCCTAAAGTAAAATTTGACAGACCCAAAGCCTTCAGATATCCACAGGGAAGGAGAGTGGAGGATCCAGACCAGAGAAGTGTGCTCACAACTCCGACAAATGTTTACAAAAGAGTTTCAA GTGCTAGCCTGGACCGTGAACCGGAAAGTGCAG GTGGCATAAAGGGTATGGTGTATAAGTTGCGAGCTCTTTATGAGAAGCAGAACCCAAAGATTACAACTTCCAAAAAGCGCCAAAAAGATGTCATATCAACGGACTACAAACGACCTCCAAAGCTCATGTGTGACACAG ATGATCCCAAAATGCCCACTATGAAGACGGGTGGAGTCGGTGAGAAAGAGAATCCTGAAACTACCGATCCAAAAGGCATCAAGTCTGAAGCCGCTGCGGATCGAGGAAAGGACATGGCATTGTCGAATTCAGCACAGAAAAGATCATTAGATCACTGTTCCAAGCGATCCAAGGACACCACAACAAGCTGTATGTGCATCGATTTAAAAACAa CTTCCACAAAGAGTGGCACACTGAACAACAGCAACTTGGTGGCGTCTAAGAAGAAACATGCTCATAAAACTGTTCAGGAGAGAACAGCAGAGGAGGACACGCGCAAAAACGGAGTCGCCTCGGCTGAGCTCAAGGCCATATATTTACTTGCAG GAGAGACGTCGCTGATAGACTGTTTGATGATCCGCAGTGGAAGAGTGTTTAAGGGCTTGTGCAGCATCACTCTGGATCAGCCGCTTATATCTGGAGAACTCAAGGCTGAGCTTAACCCACTGATCATCACAATCTTGTCTGCGTCTTCTCTGCCATCTACTCCTGTTCCCTTCTATGAGCTTGAG CAAAAGTGCATGCCTGTTTACTGCCAGTACAAGTTCCACAACATGCCTGCCCACAGGACCATAGGGCTGAGTCATGGATCTAACCTATATTTCAAAGATGTGAATGTAATCTTCACTGGCCTCCTCAACACCGAAGAGCTGCTTGAGTTCCTTAGGGGTCCACCGTTAGAGATTGAAATTCATGACCGTGACAGGAAAGCCGAAGAACCTTCATATAATCCAGCGATTTTTGGCACAGAGGCCACTGATAACAAATTAGCCAGCACAGCTCTAGTCTCTACCAAGCAAACAATCTACAGCCTATCTAGGGAAATGAAGAAACTCTGTGACCCATATGGTATTGCCAAGCTAAACTTTTCTGATCTCCTCAGAGGACACAGGTGTCTGAAACTCAGCTTACCTATAAGAGGTTCCCATCCAGTGGATAGGCTGGGTACCGACAACAATGAATGGGGGGGAAATGAGCCTGAGGCAGCAGGTGCTCTGGATGCCACGGACAATGCTGTGCCAAATGGTCATTATCTCAAAGCAAACTCCAAGCTCAAGGTGCAGATTGAAATAGCACATCCACTCAGTCCTGACCCTGACAAAACTGAAGGGCATTGCCCATTTGGCCgtatcatttacattttcaaatacaACAATATTGCTTTCCTGGAAAAACTGAGGTCTGAAATTTTAAGGATCAACGCACTGGCATTTCAAGTACACTGCTATAATAAGGAAACGGCCGAAAGAATCTTACGGGATCATGTAATGGATGCCatagaaagagaaaacaaaaatttgAATGCTTTAACCGGGTTTCATTTCCTGGATACGTCGATACAACTTTTTGTCCTGGAAGGACTGAAAGATGAAGGCATCAAAAGGCTCTGGGAAACTGTACCTACAAG GTTGGTTGAGGATGTAGAGGAGCACGTCACGGTTCTTTATAACTCCGGTCTGAGCTTCTCAAAAAGGCTCTATGACACACTGGATGTTGGGTTGAGTCCAATTCATCTCTACAAACCACTAGAGACCATCATGAGACAACCCCTGATGTACATCAGAGACACAGTCCCTTACAACTGCCTACAAGCCATGTTACG AATAAATCACCTCTTCCAAGTGAGTACATTTGAAGAAGTGGTCCAAAACAACCTGTTCCTTTCAGCTGAAATGCTGCACAGCTTGAAGAATGAGTTTGGAATTATTCCTAGCAGAGGAGTGGAGAGATTATTGCCAGACAGCAGCGAGGCCAATGTTATTGTGCATCCTCGTGGGTCACAGAGGAGGACGTACACACCCATCGacaacttcaataaaaaatatctgGAATGGAAACAGAATCAGAGTCAAGCAAATCAAGGGCTTTACACAAAAAACTTCATACTG GCCAACATAGAGGACATCCACAGAGCAACAAGTGTTTCACAGACGCTAAAGCAAACCGTGTTTGTAGCTAAACTGGACGATGGTCAGTCTGCCCACAACTACAGTATTCAGACAGTGAACTGCACCAGGCTCGCTGAAGAGCTCCTGCGTAAGGAGATGGCAAAG GAGCCAACTCGGAGGTTCACCTACAGCCAGCACTACCACTCCTTCACAGTGGCCCCTGTGGATGTAGACGCTGAGCGTAAGGCCTCAGAGGCCAGGTCTCGAGCTGCATGGCGTACCTGCGATGGTTTCATCTCTCCTAATTTCAAGGACAGCATGGAGTCCAACCAACACCCCAAACACCTAGACGAGGCTCGGGTGGAGGAGCTTAAAAAG CCCTGGAAAGAGAACATTCTTCATGAGAACATACTTGTCCTGAACAGGACCACATGGCCGTGGAGCAGACGGCACGAGGACTTCGAGCTCTACAGGAAACCACCCGCTGTTTTTAGTCCGATACCCCCGATTACTATTCACCTCGCAG GAGAAACTCTGCATCAGGAACAGCTTCAAGCAGCACACGCTCAGTACTTCAGATGGCTGAGAAAAATCTTGCCCGATAAGGCGACCGCAAGTAGCGGTCGAGTCCCAGACTTCAAGTGCCATATGCAAAGAGCAGGCCTGGATAAACTACACGATATACTGAAGGACGAGCCTATGAAGCTATCTCTGAGAGCATGGAGGGGATCACTG CCCATACcgtacactgacacacagacgGAAGAAAAATCGGAACACATCCGTTCGTCGGACAAACAGACAAACGCTAGCGGACACAGCAAGTCGCAGTTTGG ACGTTACTGGAGGCCGCACTCCTTTCAGCACAAGCGACCTGCCCTGCCACTTACAGATGAAGAGAACAGTTTGCACGTCTTTCAAAAACCTCAGAACACCACCAAGATGTATACAGATTGGGCTAAGACCCGGCACAAGCGAAACGTCATAGAAACGACGACCCACGACAGTGTGGCTGTGCACATGAAGTAA